Below is a genomic region from Oxyura jamaicensis isolate SHBP4307 breed ruddy duck chromosome 5 unlocalized genomic scaffold, BPBGC_Ojam_1.0 oxy5_random_OJ130, whole genome shotgun sequence.
CACTATAGGGGGGGATGATCCCGTGGTCGTGGGGCACATGCTGTAGCCCCATGGGAAGAAGGGACAACCCCGCCCCACCCTGGGGACATGGGAGAGTTGGGGGGGGGATGCAGGGCTTAGTATTTGATCCCAGAGACCCCCCCGGCCCTCGGGGGGAGCTGTGGGGAGGGGGTAGTGGTCCAGAATCCGGGGGCAGCACCCAGTAAGGCAGCGGGGTCAGGGAGGGGAGCGGCCGGACAGACAAAAGGGGAGAGATGGATGGACAGACAGCCccagggggagggggggaggtcTGGGGGGGGCCCTGGGGCAGCGGTGTGGTCCCTGGCTGTGTGCTGGGAGgaacggggggggggcagccccggccgcgTGCCCCGGGCCGGGGGTGCCCTAGACGTGCCCGTTCTCCAGGCGGCTGAGCTGCTCCTCCAGGCGGGTGATGCGCTGGCCCTGCTCCGCCACCAGCGCCCGCAGCGCCgccacctcctgcagcacctcgTCCAGCCGCCCGCCCGCCTGCACGCAGCCCGGGTCACCGGCCGCGCCCcgcgaggccccgcccccttccCGCGAGGCCACACCCCCACCCACAGATGCCCTGCCCCTCCCCCGAAGCCCCGCCccccctccagcctcccccAATGCCCTACAAAGGTGtccccgccccctccccagaggccccgcccccctccccagaggccccgcccccctccccagagGCCCCGCCCCNNNNNNNNNNGCCCCCCTCCCCAgaggccccgcccccctccccagagGCCCCGCCCCTGCACTCACCGGGGGCGCGGGGGCTCCGGTGCCCAGTGCCGGGGGCGCGCTGAGCCGTGcggaggcggcgggggcggcggggggcggcgcggcgggggcggcggggctgggtgCGGCCGGGCGGGCGTCGTGCAGCAGGGAGCGGCGGCTCACCTTGAGGTCCCGCTGCTTGCTGGGGACGTAGGCCTGGCGCAGGGACACCAGCACCGGCCCCGCCGTCTGCCCCGCCACCCACTCCTCCGCCTCCATGGCCGGGTCGGGGCCCGCCGTGTCGGGGTACAGGTCGTCCTGGAAGAGGTCCGACTGCCCCCCACCACCACCGTGTCACCATGGGGACACTCCGCACAGCCGGGGACCCCCGGCCAGCCACCCTGTGGTAGCCGGGACCCCCtggccagctctgcccagggaCTCGATGGGTGCCCCCCGCCACTGCCCGCTCACCTTCCTTGGCACTGTCATGATGATGGGCTCACACTTGCGCTCGTGCAGCTTGTAGAACCTGCGGAGGGTGACAGCGTTACCGGGGGGGTCACGGAGGGGAAAAGGGGGTCCCCACTCACCCCtgcccccccatccccacctggCGATCTCGCACTTGCTGACATCCAGCCCGCGCTTGGGCATCCAGCCCATGCCGCGCTGCGGCTCCTTGCTGGTGAAGGTGTTGAGGAAGTGGATGTAGGGCGGCTCCTCCGTGATCTCAAAGTACCGGATGCTCGAGTCACCCTGCAGGCACCGCGTTAGAAGGGgacagctggggatggggcggggggtgggaggggaggcagcggggccgcACCTTGCCGCAGACATAAACCACGTTGGTGTCGGGGTCGTAGAAGGGCAGCAGGGCCCCGTTGCTGgagtccagctcctgcagccccatggGCTCCTCCAGGTTCTCCTGCGGGGCAGCGCATCAGCCCGGTGCCACACAGCACCGCAGCCCCTCCGGGGCCAACCCCGGCGGCTCCTCACCGTGTCCCACAGCGCCAGCTGCCGCTCGCTCATGCGGCTGAAGCCAGTGGTGAAGATCTTGCCATCGGCCAGGAAGATGGCGCGCATGGGCCGCGCACCCTCGTGTGCCCGCTCCTTCTCCTGCAGGGAGCGCATGGGACAAAGTCAGTGCCCTGCGACAAGAGAGGGCGCAGCACAAGGGCACCCCGGGGGGGAGCAGGGCCACAGGGAGGACTAAGAAGCACCcgggggacatggggatgatGCCACCCCGGAGCCGTGCTCACCGCCACCACGGTGCCGCGGCGGGGATCGATGACGCGCACGCTCTTGTCCTTGCAGGCGGTGCAGAAGCGGGAGCCGTCACGGCTCCAGCTGACGCTGTAGATGAGGTCGGGGTGCAGCCCCTCCAGGCGGTACAGCTCCTCCGCTGTCCCCACGTTCCAGATCAGCACCACGTTGTCGCACCCTGCAGcggggagggaagcagaggcACAGCTTGGCCagaccccccccagccccagctgccccccctgccccccccagctccctacCTGCGCTGAGCAGGACGTTGCGGGCAGTGGGGTGCCAGGTGATGATGCCCACACGCTTGGAGTGCCCCTCCAGTACCACCACCGGCTCCGTCAGCGGCTGGCTAAGCCCCCCCTCAGGGATCTGCCACACCTGCGGGATGGGGGCAGTGGGCAGGGGGTGTGGGTGAGAGCCCCCCCGTGTACTCCTCCCCCCCCTGCTTTCCCATCTG
It encodes:
- the CORO1B gene encoding coronin-1B, with translation MSFRKVVRQSKFRHVFGQPVKTEQCYDDIRVSRVTWDSTFCAVNPSFVAIIVEASGGGAFLVLPLHKTGRIDKSYPTVCGHTGPVLDIEWCPHNDHVIASGSEDCTVMVWQIPEGGLSQPLTEPVVVLEGHSKRVGIITWHPTARNVLLSAGCDNVVLIWNVGTAEELYRLEGLHPDLIYSVSWSRDGSRFCTACKDKSVRVIDPRRGTVVAEKERAHEGARPMRAIFLADGKIFTTGFSRMSERQLALWDTENLEEPMGLQELDSSNGALLPFYDPDTNVVYVCGKGDSSIRYFEITEEPPYIHFLNTFTSKEPQRGMGWMPKRGLDVSKCEIARFYKLHERKCEPIIMTVPRKSDLFQDDLYPDTAGPDPAMEAEEWVAGQTAGPVLVSLRQAYVPSKQRDLKVSRRSLLHDARPAAPSPAAPAAPPPAAPAASARLSAPPALGTGAPAPPAGGRLDEVLQEVAALRALVAEQGQRITRLEEQLSRLENGHV